From Chitinophagales bacterium, one genomic window encodes:
- a CDS encoding ParA family protein — MGKIIAIANQKGGVGKTTTSINLAASLAAMDKKTLLIDADPQANSTSGCGLDPKSITKSLYECMIDTVDPKEAILNTETPNLFILPSHLDLVGAEIELIQHEHRETIMKDTLAKIKGDYDYIIIDCSPSLGLITVNALTASDSVIIPVQCEYFALEGLGKLLNTIKIVQKRLNPELGIEGLLLTMYDSRLRLSNQVVEEVKQHFESLVFNTIIHRNSKISEAPSFGKPVIAFDIESKGSVNYLHLAKELVENNEKKTVENNS; from the coding sequence GTGGGAAAGATAATAGCAATAGCCAACCAAAAAGGTGGCGTAGGTAAGACGACAACTTCTATCAATTTAGCAGCTAGTTTGGCTGCTATGGATAAGAAAACCCTTTTGATCGATGCCGATCCACAGGCCAATTCGACCTCTGGGTGTGGATTAGACCCGAAATCTATCACTAAGAGTCTTTATGAATGCATGATAGATACTGTAGATCCCAAAGAAGCTATTTTAAATACAGAGACTCCCAACCTTTTCATTCTGCCATCTCACCTAGACTTGGTGGGTGCAGAAATTGAACTTATTCAGCATGAGCATCGTGAGACTATTATGAAAGATACCCTAGCGAAAATAAAGGGAGATTATGATTATATTATTATTGACTGTTCGCCATCTCTTGGATTGATAACGGTCAATGCCTTGACAGCCTCTGATAGCGTGATTATACCCGTGCAGTGTGAGTATTTCGCCTTAGAAGGTCTAGGTAAGCTATTAAACACGATAAAAATCGTTCAAAAGCGTTTAAATCCCGAGTTAGGTATTGAAGGCTTATTACTCACTATGTATGATTCCAGATTGAGACTGAGCAATCAGGTAGTGGAAGAGGTCAAACAACACTTTGAATCCTTGGTTTTCAATACCATTATACATAGAAATTCAAAAATTAGCGAAGCTCCAAGTTTTGGCAAGCCTGTCATAGCATTTGATATAGAAAGTAAAGGATCAGTTAATTACCTGCATTTGGCTAAAGAATTGGTAGAAAATAATGAAAAGAAAACAGTAGAAAATAATTCATAA